Proteins encoded in a region of the Tepidibacillus fermentans genome:
- the trmFO gene encoding FADH(2)-oxidizing methylenetetrahydrofolate--tRNA-(uracil(54)-C(5))-methyltransferase TrmFO — translation MTEQKAINVIGAGLAGSEAAWQIAKCGVPVRLYEMRPIKNSPAHHTEHFAELVCSNSLRSNSLTNAVGLLKEEMRKFDSIIIDTADRYSVPAGGALAVDRNLFSQTITNAIKNHPLIEVVHQEVTDIPEGLTIIATGPLTSDALAKRILELIGEEYLYFYDAAAPIIEKSSIDFSKVFIASRYDKGEAAYINCPMTEEEFNHFYDELVKAETAELKSFEKEIYFEGCMPVEVMGKRGRQTLLFGPMKPVGLIDPRTGKQPYAVVQLRQDNAEGTLYNIVGFQTHLKWGEQKRIIQLIPGLENAEIVRYGVMHRNTFINSPKLLKPTYQFKDRDNLFFAGQMTGVEGYVESAASGLIAGINAALLYKGKDPLVFPRETVFGSMAHYITTADPKHFQPMNANFGLLPPLSEKIKNKNDRNLQISQRSLNIILNFSQYVHNLGCHN, via the coding sequence ATGACAGAACAAAAAGCGATTAATGTAATAGGTGCAGGTCTTGCTGGAAGTGAAGCGGCTTGGCAAATTGCAAAATGCGGTGTCCCTGTACGGCTTTACGAAATGAGACCGATCAAAAATTCACCCGCCCATCATACTGAACACTTTGCAGAATTAGTTTGTAGTAATTCTCTTCGTTCCAATAGTCTTACAAATGCCGTAGGGTTGTTAAAAGAAGAAATGAGGAAATTTGATTCCATCATTATCGATACAGCTGATCGCTATTCTGTTCCAGCTGGTGGCGCTCTTGCTGTAGATCGAAACCTATTCTCACAAACCATCACAAATGCAATCAAAAATCATCCCCTTATTGAGGTTGTTCATCAAGAAGTAACTGATATCCCTGAGGGATTAACGATTATTGCGACTGGTCCATTAACTTCTGATGCATTAGCGAAAAGGATCTTAGAGTTGATTGGTGAAGAATATCTTTACTTTTATGATGCAGCTGCTCCAATTATTGAGAAGAGCAGTATTGATTTTAGTAAAGTATTTATCGCTTCTCGCTATGATAAAGGGGAAGCTGCTTATATTAATTGTCCGATGACAGAAGAAGAGTTTAATCATTTTTATGATGAATTGGTAAAAGCTGAAACCGCGGAATTAAAGAGTTTTGAGAAAGAAATCTATTTTGAAGGTTGTATGCCTGTAGAGGTTATGGGAAAACGTGGTAGGCAAACTTTACTCTTCGGTCCGATGAAACCGGTAGGCTTAATCGACCCGCGAACGGGTAAACAGCCCTATGCCGTAGTTCAATTACGACAAGATAATGCGGAAGGAACGTTATATAATATAGTAGGTTTTCAAACCCATTTAAAATGGGGCGAACAAAAACGGATTATTCAGCTCATTCCTGGATTGGAAAATGCTGAAATTGTTCGCTATGGAGTGATGCACCGCAATACGTTTATCAATTCACCCAAATTGTTAAAACCAACGTACCAATTTAAAGATCGTGATAATCTGTTTTTTGCTGGTCAGATGACAGGGGTAGAAGGTTATGTTGAATCTGCTGCATCTGGATTAATTGCAGGTATCAATGCTGCTTTATTATATAAAGGAAAAGATCCTCTTGTTTTCCCAAGAGAAACGGTGTTTGGAAGTATGGCTCATTATATCACTACTGCCGATCCAAAACACTTTCAACCAATGAATGCAAACTTTGGTTTACTTCCACCATTATCAGAGAAAATTAAAAATAAAAATGATAGAAACTTACAAATTTCGCAAAGATCGTTAAATATAATTCTGAATTTTTCACAATACGTACACAATTTAGGGTGTCACAATTAA
- the fliE gene encoding flagellar hook-basal body complex protein FliE, with the protein MNRINPLIQVNPQMTEKVEPASKDPVTPFSEILKNALNQVETDIKTSNDLVKKVSTGDIQDLHQVMIATEKANLGLQLTVQVRNKIVEAYQEIMRMQV; encoded by the coding sequence ATTAATAGAATCAATCCTCTAATTCAAGTGAATCCTCAAATGACTGAGAAGGTCGAACCGGCTTCAAAAGACCCGGTAACTCCATTTTCCGAAATTCTTAAAAATGCATTAAATCAAGTGGAAACAGATATCAAAACATCGAATGATCTAGTAAAAAAAGTTTCTACAGGAGATATACAAGATTTGCATCAAGTGATGATTGCTACAGAGAAAGCCAATTTAGGTTTGCAATTAACTGTGCAAGTAAGAAATAAAATAGTAGAAGCTTACCAGGAGATCATGAGAATGCAAGTTTAG
- the fliG gene encoding flagellar motor switch protein FliG: MVRFQELTGKQKAAILLISLGPEVSAQVFKHLREDEIELLTLEIANIRKIDSMEKERVLHEFHQMAVAQEFISQGGIEYAKDILEKALGQQKAIDVINRLTASLQVRPFDFARKSDPNQILNFIQNEHSQTIALVLSYLHPEQAAMILSELPQEKQADVARRIAMMDGTTPDVIHQVERVLEQKLSNTVLQDYTIAGGIESIVQILNGVDRGTERTILDTLEMDYPELADEIKKRMFVFEDIVKLDNRSIQRVIRDVENSDLQLALKIASEDVREAIFRNMSKRMVETFKEEMEYMGPVRLRDVEEAQSRIVGIIRRLEEAGEIIIARGGGDDIIV; encoded by the coding sequence TTGGTTAGATTCCAAGAATTAACTGGAAAACAGAAAGCTGCAATCTTACTGATTTCCTTAGGTCCAGAAGTTTCCGCGCAAGTTTTTAAGCATTTGCGTGAAGATGAAATTGAGTTACTTACTTTAGAAATTGCGAATATACGAAAAATTGATAGTATGGAAAAAGAAAGGGTATTACATGAATTTCACCAAATGGCTGTAGCCCAAGAGTTTATTTCTCAAGGTGGCATCGAATATGCCAAGGATATTTTAGAGAAAGCCCTAGGTCAACAAAAGGCAATCGATGTGATTAATCGTTTAACAGCCTCACTTCAAGTTCGACCATTCGACTTTGCAAGAAAATCTGACCCAAATCAGATCTTAAATTTTATTCAAAATGAGCATTCGCAAACCATAGCTCTTGTTTTATCCTATTTACATCCTGAACAGGCTGCAATGATCTTATCTGAATTACCTCAAGAGAAACAAGCCGATGTTGCGAGAAGGATCGCAATGATGGATGGAACTACTCCTGATGTGATTCATCAGGTGGAACGTGTACTTGAACAAAAACTATCGAATACCGTTCTACAGGATTACACAATTGCTGGTGGTATAGAAAGTATCGTTCAGATTCTTAATGGTGTAGATCGTGGAACAGAACGGACAATTTTAGACACCTTAGAGATGGATTATCCAGAATTAGCAGATGAAATTAAAAAGCGTATGTTTGTCTTTGAAGATATCGTTAAACTGGATAACCGTTCGATTCAACGGGTCATTCGAGATGTAGAAAACAGTGATTTACAATTAGCATTGAAGATCGCAAGTGAAGATGTACGCGAAGCGATTTTTAGAAATATGTCAAAACGGATGGTGGAAACATTTAAAGAAGAAATGGAATACATGGGACCCGTTCGTTTACGGGACGTAGAAGAAGCACAATCGAGAATTGTGGGAATCATTAGACGTCTTGAAGAAGCAGGTGAAATTATTATCGCTCGTGGTGGAGGCGACGATATCATTGTCTAG
- the flgC gene encoding flagellar basal body rod protein FlgC: MKLFSTMDISASALTAQRLRMDVISSNIANAETTRGQYVDGKWIPYTRKMIVMEPTSEDSFQRVLSRYSNDLSVAEGVRVSKIVNDPTPYKRVYQPNHPDADENGFVLYPNVDILKEMVDMISATRAYEANVTAINSTKSMLTKALEIGR, encoded by the coding sequence ATGAAATTGTTTTCGACAATGGATATTAGTGCATCTGCTTTAACTGCTCAAAGATTGAGAATGGATGTGATCTCCTCTAACATTGCCAACGCGGAAACGACTAGAGGTCAATATGTAGATGGAAAATGGATCCCTTATACGAGAAAAATGATTGTTATGGAGCCGACTTCAGAGGATAGTTTCCAGCGTGTGTTAAGTCGCTATTCGAATGATCTATCCGTTGCAGAGGGGGTTCGCGTTTCAAAAATTGTAAATGATCCAACTCCATACAAACGAGTCTATCAACCAAATCATCCTGATGCAGATGAAAATGGATTTGTTTTGTATCCTAATGTAGACATTTTAAAGGAAATGGTTGATATGATTTCGGCTACAAGAGCATATGAAGCGAATGTAACAGCGATAAACTCTACGAAATCGATGTTAACAAAAGCTTTAGAAATCGGCAGATAA
- the hslU gene encoding ATP-dependent protease ATPase subunit HslU: MVGQTLTPKQIVEELDKYIVGQKQAKRAVAVALRNRYRRSLLDESLRDEIVPKNILMIGPTGVGKTEIARRLAKLVGAPFIKIEATKFTEVGYVGRDVESMVRDLVETSIRMVKNEKTEQVKDKAEELANERLVELLVPSKRKTKNLKNPLEMLFGGQVQQNTSDDQQEEEQLGQKRRSIRFQLLNGQLEEEIVEIEVEDNVPSMLEIFSGSNMEQMGINMQDVLGNLVPKKTKRRKLPIKEARKILIQEEAQKLIDMDEVIQESIQRAEQSGIIFIDEIDKIAGKERGPDVSREGVQRDILPIVEGSTVMTKYGPVKTDYILFIAAGAFHMSKPSDLIPELQGRFPIRVELQSLTIDDFVQILTEPKNALIKQYVALLATENIQIEFTNDAIYEIAKLAAEVNQTTDNIGARRLHTMLEKLLEDLSFEAPDIQLEKISITPEYVREKLTNIVQNIDLSQYIL, translated from the coding sequence ATGGTAGGACAAACGTTGACTCCAAAGCAAATCGTTGAGGAACTGGATAAATACATCGTGGGCCAGAAACAAGCAAAACGAGCAGTAGCAGTCGCATTAAGAAATCGTTACCGCCGTAGTTTATTAGATGAGTCTCTTCGAGATGAAATTGTTCCTAAAAATATCTTAATGATCGGCCCCACTGGGGTCGGTAAAACGGAGATCGCTCGTCGATTAGCTAAGCTTGTCGGAGCTCCATTTATTAAAATAGAAGCGACTAAATTCACCGAAGTCGGCTATGTTGGTCGCGATGTCGAGTCAATGGTTAGAGATTTAGTTGAAACGTCGATTCGCATGGTGAAAAATGAAAAAACAGAACAAGTAAAAGATAAGGCTGAAGAGTTAGCAAATGAAAGGTTAGTTGAACTCCTTGTACCCTCCAAGAGAAAAACGAAAAATCTTAAAAACCCTCTTGAAATGTTATTTGGAGGACAGGTACAGCAAAACACTTCAGATGATCAACAGGAGGAGGAACAACTTGGACAAAAACGTAGAAGTATTCGATTTCAGCTATTAAATGGCCAATTAGAGGAAGAAATCGTTGAAATTGAGGTGGAAGATAACGTACCTTCCATGCTAGAAATCTTTTCAGGATCGAATATGGAACAAATGGGAATAAATATGCAAGATGTACTTGGAAACCTTGTTCCGAAAAAAACAAAAAGAAGAAAACTACCGATTAAAGAGGCTAGGAAGATTTTAATTCAAGAAGAAGCTCAAAAATTGATTGATATGGATGAAGTGATACAAGAGTCTATTCAAAGGGCTGAGCAATCAGGAATTATCTTTATTGATGAAATTGATAAAATTGCTGGGAAGGAAAGAGGGCCAGATGTTTCGAGAGAAGGAGTACAACGTGACATTCTTCCAATCGTTGAAGGTTCAACAGTAATGACGAAATATGGTCCAGTTAAAACAGACTATATTCTTTTTATTGCTGCTGGAGCTTTCCATATGTCTAAGCCGTCGGACCTTATACCTGAATTACAAGGACGTTTTCCGATTCGGGTGGAACTTCAGTCACTGACTATCGATGATTTTGTTCAAATATTAACAGAACCAAAAAACGCGTTAATCAAACAATACGTAGCACTTTTAGCTACAGAAAATATACAGATTGAATTTACCAATGATGCAATATATGAAATTGCAAAATTGGCAGCAGAAGTAAACCAGACAACGGATAATATTGGAGCAAGAAGACTTCATACGATGTTAGAAAAACTATTAGAAGATCTATCATTTGAAGCTCCAGATATTCAGCTTGAAAAAATTTCAATCACTCCAGAATATGTAAGAGAAAAATTAACCAATATTGTCCAAAATATAGATTTATCGCAGTATATTTTGTAG
- the fliF gene encoding flagellar basal-body MS-ring/collar protein FliF, with translation MSELLRKYNENIAKLWNPLEKRQKIMLIATFIILLISISIYTYLATRTRYELAFVGVNEKQAGLIVKKLDEMGVPYQLSAGGQNISVPESQVAKVKVTLAQEDVLGNGNIYSKFWDSASFGMTDSQFQVLERGAIEQELRDLIVNGIKGIKDANVMITLPKEKVFYSEDEQKATASVIVNIEPGVELNPNQIKSMYNLISKSVPNLPVENITIVDQYSEPLEYTNSVPNNNSGNMTTFDQQRKIQADFQQDLKKEIEKMLDTVLGPNQAIVTVFARMNFDQQKTVENLKEPVVDGKGIARSVEKIQESFTGQGNPPGGIAGTGNTQIPGYQAGTNSNGNYEHNEERINYEVNEITKEIVSSPYRLEDLSINVAINMPEDNNPNSKTGQTKIAIQNLIKPILLAALNDQQKANLNDPTVIEQKIAVIAHPFQGVSNQQQNVQNSNRMNPYLLYGLIGLSVFAVGGVGYTIVNRRRKRDESVEEEELQPKEVKTPEIDFTPNLTEEMVLNKEIQKLANQKPEEFVKLIRTWLLDE, from the coding sequence GTGAGTGAACTACTTCGCAAATATAATGAAAACATCGCTAAATTATGGAATCCGCTTGAGAAACGTCAAAAAATCATGCTCATCGCGACATTTATAATTTTATTGATTTCAATCTCTATCTATACATATCTAGCAACACGTACAAGATATGAACTTGCTTTTGTAGGTGTGAATGAAAAACAAGCGGGATTAATCGTTAAAAAATTGGATGAAATGGGGGTACCATACCAACTCAGTGCAGGAGGACAAAATATCTCTGTTCCAGAGTCCCAAGTAGCAAAGGTAAAAGTCACACTTGCCCAAGAAGATGTTTTAGGAAATGGAAATATATATAGTAAATTTTGGGATAGTGCTTCATTTGGAATGACAGATTCCCAATTTCAAGTATTAGAACGTGGTGCGATTGAGCAAGAATTACGTGATTTGATTGTAAATGGGATTAAGGGGATTAAAGATGCTAATGTGATGATTACCTTACCAAAGGAAAAAGTTTTTTATTCTGAGGATGAACAAAAAGCTACTGCGTCTGTGATCGTGAATATTGAACCAGGAGTAGAATTGAATCCTAATCAAATTAAAAGTATGTATAATTTGATCTCAAAAAGTGTTCCGAATTTACCTGTTGAAAATATTACGATTGTGGATCAATATAGTGAACCTTTAGAATATACGAATTCGGTCCCAAATAATAATTCTGGGAATATGACAACTTTTGATCAACAACGTAAAATTCAAGCGGACTTTCAGCAGGACTTAAAAAAAGAAATAGAAAAAATGTTAGATACCGTTTTGGGACCGAATCAAGCGATCGTAACCGTTTTTGCAAGAATGAATTTTGACCAGCAAAAAACTGTTGAAAATTTAAAAGAACCAGTTGTTGACGGAAAAGGGATTGCTAGAAGTGTAGAAAAAATCCAAGAATCTTTTACTGGGCAAGGAAATCCACCAGGTGGAATAGCGGGAACAGGAAATACGCAAATACCTGGTTATCAAGCAGGCACAAATAGTAACGGGAATTATGAACATAATGAAGAACGAATTAATTATGAAGTGAATGAAATAACGAAGGAGATCGTAAGTAGTCCTTATCGCTTAGAAGATCTTAGTATTAATGTAGCCATTAATATGCCTGAAGATAATAACCCAAATTCAAAAACAGGGCAGACCAAAATCGCAATTCAAAATTTAATTAAACCGATTCTGTTAGCAGCACTAAATGATCAACAAAAAGCGAATCTGAATGATCCAACTGTTATTGAGCAAAAAATTGCTGTCATCGCTCATCCTTTTCAAGGGGTTTCAAATCAACAACAAAATGTACAAAATTCAAATCGTATGAATCCATATTTACTATACGGACTTATTGGCTTATCTGTGTTTGCAGTGGGTGGTGTAGGATATACAATCGTTAATAGAAGGAGAAAGAGAGACGAATCAGTTGAAGAAGAAGAATTACAGCCAAAAGAAGTAAAAACACCAGAAATTGATTTTACACCTAACCTTACGGAAGAGATGGTACTAAATAAGGAGATACAGAAATTAGCCAATCAGAAACCTGAGGAATTTGTAAAATTAATTCGTACTTGGCTATTAGATGAGTAG
- the fliH gene encoding flagellar assembly protein FliH: MSRIFKSVQHEDVKEVKTIAHTFTVSQQDNDRRFVATDYSKRDEFEASQSTQIIQDAEETAVKIIEQAKQDAEQLKLDAKNEIQSWWEQEKVELQHKEEEAEKRGFQTGFEEGFQNGLQKASSEYQEQIQQANQILQEAYSLKEQIIQEAEPTIIELAVTIAKKIVMKEVEIDPDIVKKIAREALRNSKEFEKVIINVDPHYFAYLQSAREELMMELNGNVDLSIFPDSSIQDAGIVVKTSYGALDARVDTQLEELKQILLDVLNRRVL; encoded by the coding sequence TTGTCTAGAATTTTTAAATCTGTTCAGCATGAAGATGTAAAAGAAGTGAAAACAATTGCTCACACTTTTACTGTTTCTCAACAAGATAACGATCGTAGGTTTGTGGCAACTGATTATTCGAAACGGGATGAATTTGAGGCGAGTCAATCGACTCAAATCATACAGGATGCTGAAGAAACAGCGGTAAAGATTATCGAACAAGCTAAACAAGATGCAGAACAATTAAAACTGGATGCAAAAAATGAGATTCAATCTTGGTGGGAACAGGAAAAGGTAGAGTTGCAACATAAAGAAGAAGAGGCAGAAAAGCGAGGATTTCAAACCGGTTTTGAGGAAGGTTTTCAAAATGGATTACAGAAGGCGTCCAGCGAGTACCAAGAGCAAATACAACAAGCGAATCAAATCTTACAAGAAGCTTATTCTTTAAAAGAACAAATTATTCAGGAAGCAGAGCCGACAATTATTGAACTTGCTGTAACAATTGCAAAAAAAATTGTCATGAAAGAGGTTGAAATAGATCCAGATATTGTCAAAAAAATCGCACGAGAAGCGTTAAGAAATTCAAAAGAGTTTGAGAAAGTAATTATTAATGTTGATCCTCATTATTTTGCCTATTTACAAAGTGCGAGAGAAGAATTAATGATGGAATTGAATGGGAATGTAGATTTATCTATTTTTCCAGATTCTTCAATTCAAGATGCTGGTATCGTAGTCAAAACATCCTATGGAGCTTTAGATGCGAGAGTGGATACACAACTGGAAGAACTCAAACAGATCTTACTAGACGTTTTAAATAGGAGAGTATTATGA
- the flgB gene encoding flagellar basal body rod protein FlgB, with the protein MNLFNSIQSLERALDVSSLRQRLITSNIANVETPGYKTKDVSFAEILKKEQIKNGDEFEFQGYRTNPKHIQIGSASTNTYQPKIIMENRTSLLNNENNVDIDYEMTKLAENNIWYNTLTQMANKEFSMLRYVISEGRR; encoded by the coding sequence ATGAATCTCTTCAATTCAATTCAATCATTAGAACGGGCTTTAGATGTATCATCATTAAGGCAGAGGTTGATAACTAGTAATATTGCAAATGTTGAAACGCCTGGATACAAAACCAAAGATGTTTCTTTTGCTGAAATATTAAAAAAGGAACAGATAAAAAATGGAGATGAGTTTGAATTTCAAGGATATCGCACTAATCCTAAGCATATTCAAATCGGTTCTGCTTCAACTAATACGTACCAACCAAAAATCATCATGGAAAACCGAACTTCGTTATTAAATAATGAGAACAACGTCGATATTGATTATGAAATGACAAAACTAGCTGAGAATAATATTTGGTATAATACCTTAACGCAAATGGCAAATAAAGAATTTTCAATGCTACGTTATGTGATCAGTGAAGGGAGACGGTAA
- the codY gene encoding GTP-sensing pleiotropic transcriptional regulator CodY has translation MDLLTKTRRINRLLQKAAGHAVNFNEMAEVLSDVIEANIFVVSRKGKLLGLAIAQEIDNERIAEMLKKRQFPEEYNTLILKQDVTVSNIGIESPLSSFPVEMKDIFKDSYTALVPIIGGGDRLGTLLLGRLNKQFDNEDLILAEYGATVIAMEILRERSEAMEEEVRSKAVVQMAIGSLSYSELEAVEHIFEELDGKEGLLVASKIADRVGITRSVIVNALRKLESAGVIESRSLGMKGTYIKVLNEKLLSELDKLRTS, from the coding sequence ATGGATTTATTAACAAAAACTCGAAGAATTAATAGACTTTTACAGAAAGCTGCTGGTCATGCAGTCAATTTCAATGAGATGGCCGAAGTTCTTAGTGATGTCATTGAAGCAAATATTTTTGTAGTTAGTCGTAAAGGAAAATTGCTTGGTTTAGCTATTGCTCAAGAAATTGACAATGAGCGAATCGCTGAAATGTTGAAGAAAAGACAGTTTCCAGAAGAATATAATACACTTATTCTGAAGCAAGATGTAACCGTCTCAAATATTGGCATTGAGAGTCCATTGTCTTCATTCCCGGTTGAGATGAAGGACATCTTCAAAGATAGTTATACCGCATTGGTACCTATTATTGGCGGTGGGGATCGGTTAGGAACACTACTTCTTGGGCGACTAAACAAACAATTTGATAACGAAGATTTGATCCTCGCTGAATATGGTGCTACCGTAATTGCGATGGAGATTCTCAGAGAACGTTCAGAAGCAATGGAAGAGGAAGTAAGAAGTAAAGCAGTTGTTCAAATGGCTATTGGTTCACTTTCATATAGTGAATTAGAAGCTGTTGAACATATATTCGAGGAATTAGATGGGAAAGAGGGTTTGCTAGTTGCAAGTAAAATTGCGGATCGTGTAGGGATCACTCGCTCAGTTATTGTGAATGCTTTACGGAAACTTGAAAGTGCAGGGGTTATTGAATCTCGTTCTCTTGGGATGAAGGGTACGTATATAAAAGTACTAAATGAGAAATTGTTATCTGAACTAGACAAACTTAGAACAAGTTAA
- the xerC gene encoding tyrosine recombinase XerC, with product MESFDQYLIEFQGYLQIEKNASIHTIKNYLKDIDDFLAFMASLGLTTYDQVEYLHVRSYLALLNKKEYTRKTISRKLSSLRTFFRFLTRENHIQTNPFRMVSTPKIEKKLPQFLYMEEIEELLQLPDRSNPIGIRDRAIIETLYASGMRVSELVSLNIDSIDLLTGNALVFGKGAKERYVPLGSYAIKALNEYIDHARPKLNPASQEKALFLNRYGNRISDRSVRRMLGKYVQSLSMIKKVSPHTLRHTFATHLLNAGADLRTVQELLGHVNISTTQIYTHVTKDRLQSVYKNTHPRA from the coding sequence ATGGAGTCATTTGATCAATACCTCATTGAATTTCAAGGATATCTTCAAATCGAAAAAAACGCTTCAATTCATACGATAAAAAATTATTTGAAGGATATTGATGATTTTCTTGCTTTTATGGCTTCATTAGGTTTAACTACATATGATCAAGTGGAGTATCTTCATGTCCGTAGTTATCTCGCTCTTTTAAATAAAAAGGAATATACTCGGAAGACCATTTCAAGAAAATTGTCGTCTCTTCGGACTTTTTTTCGTTTTTTGACGAGAGAAAATCATATTCAAACCAATCCTTTTCGAATGGTTTCTACGCCAAAGATTGAAAAAAAACTTCCTCAGTTTCTCTATATGGAAGAAATTGAAGAGTTATTACAACTTCCTGATCGTTCTAATCCAATCGGAATTCGAGATCGTGCTATTATTGAAACGCTATATGCGAGTGGCATGAGGGTTAGTGAATTAGTTTCTTTGAATATCGACTCTATTGATCTACTCACTGGAAATGCTCTCGTATTTGGTAAGGGAGCAAAAGAGCGTTACGTTCCTTTAGGAAGTTATGCGATTAAAGCATTAAATGAGTACATTGATCATGCTCGACCCAAATTGAACCCAGCCTCTCAAGAAAAGGCGTTATTTTTAAACCGATATGGAAATCGTATATCTGATCGTAGTGTTCGTCGAATGTTGGGAAAATACGTACAGTCTTTATCAATGATCAAAAAGGTCAGTCCTCATACATTACGCCATACTTTTGCAACACACTTACTAAATGCCGGGGCTGATCTGCGTACCGTTCAAGAACTTTTAGGACATGTAAATATATCAACAACTCAAATTTATACTCACGTAACAAAGGATAGATTGCAATCAGTTTACAAAAATACCCATCCAAGAGCTTAG
- the hslV gene encoding ATP-dependent protease subunit HslV, with protein MLQTFHATTIFAIQHKGKSAMSGDGQVTFGNSMVMKHTAKKVRRLYHGQVIAGFAGSVADAFTLFEKFEAKLEEFHGNLPRAAVELAKEWRMDKILRRLEAMLIVMNKENLLLISGNGEVIEPDDGILAIGSGGSYALAAGRALKRNASHLTAKEIAEQALQIAAEICVYTNNQIIVEEIE; from the coding sequence ATGTTACAAACCTTTCACGCTACTACCATTTTTGCTATCCAGCATAAAGGAAAGTCAGCAATGTCAGGGGATGGTCAAGTAACTTTTGGTAACAGCATGGTAATGAAACATACAGCGAAAAAGGTAAGACGCCTCTATCATGGTCAAGTTATAGCCGGTTTTGCTGGTTCTGTTGCTGATGCTTTTACTTTATTTGAAAAATTTGAGGCAAAATTAGAAGAATTTCATGGTAATTTGCCAAGAGCAGCGGTAGAACTAGCGAAAGAATGGAGGATGGATAAAATATTACGTCGTCTTGAAGCGATGTTAATTGTAATGAATAAAGAAAATCTCTTACTCATTTCTGGAAATGGAGAAGTGATAGAACCAGATGATGGTATTTTGGCCATTGGTTCAGGAGGCTCATACGCACTTGCTGCAGGAAGGGCATTAAAGCGAAATGCTTCACATTTGACTGCAAAAGAGATCGCTGAGCAAGCACTTCAAATTGCTGCAGAAATTTGTGTATATACAAACAATCAAATTATAGTTGAAGAGATTGAATAA